In Oryza sativa Japonica Group chromosome 8, ASM3414082v1, the sequence TACGCGATTAGTATTTTGATTCGATctccgatttttttttcctttggccAGCGTACGCGATGAACACATCACTCATGCGGGGACGCAGGGCATCGCTCGGTCGGACTTATGGATCAatttttattatgtttttttagtttGTTATGTGACCCCcttgggagagagaggaggtagggagagaagagggaaaggAGAGGGGTGATGAGTGATGACGTGATcccattgtatttttttatttttaatcggatactcctttttttttaccttttgtgCATTTGCGGTGATGACTACGTTATTTGTATGGTATGGAGATTGTCGGTACTAGGGTACATGCGAGATTGGgttaaaagagatggagacaaggattttatacaggttcgggccccttatctgacaggtaatagccctactcctgttggccgaagccggtgtttCCCTTTATTCATCTAGACAAGTATGGATACGATCCGAGTAGTCTCTGtagtttccatatagaactctacttgtccttccttatccggaactccttctatatacgaggtatgattctgtataagacttggtatatggtgggccccGCTGAGCTTAGTtgattactattgggtatgtggtatcgATAACCATGACACATGTCAACATCATGTTAGCCAAAACCACCATCCTAACCTCCTTAGGATcttatttgcactggttttaggAGTTGAGGAACATGCCATATCTGTTATTGTGGTTTAGTGATGAATTTCAGATTCGGGGACAACTTATGTTGTGTTCGGGAGGTGGTAgtttattaatatataattaattaagtattagctaaaaataatttgaaatagattaatataatttttaagaaactttcgtataaataatttttgcaaaaaaatgcaccgtttagaagtttgaaaagcgtgcatgtAAAAAAATGAGAGAGGTGAGAAGaaaagaactcagccttaaGGGACCTAAACTGAACTTATTCCGTGCGCTTACACGTGGCCCATGAGGCAGCCCAAATGTGTGGCGGCCTGGGAACGGTGGCCGATGCGGGTGAAGCCGGAGCCGTCCGATCTGATCGACGGTCCCGATTGATCCGTACCTGTACAGAAGTTCTGcagcccaaaccctaaccctaaatcatttcccctcccccctctctctctcaaaatgACAGCGTCAGCggtgcctctccctctccgccgcaacggcgccgctccccttctcccTCCCCCACCGGTGGCGCTGCTCCCCCTCCCAGCACCGGTGGcgccgctccatctcccccctccctcccgttTCGTTCACACGGCGCTGCATCGGCGAGTGCTCGACGGGGGTAAGTCAGCGACGACGACCACCCTCACTTCCCCTCTCCCCATCGGCCTCGATGGTGGGGCTACGGGGCGGGCcatccttctctctttttctcatcTGCCTCCGAGCAGGAGGAGAGCGCCGGAGGATGGGGCGCCGGGGTAGAGGGAGAGGGTGCCGACGCGGTTGGGGAGGCGGTGAGTGTGGCCGTGCCTGGCGGGCGTGACCACGATAGGAGCGCAgtggacggcgatggcgacgagctAAGATCAACCGGATCGGGTGACATTAAGCTTGCCCATTTATGTGAttttttcctctcctttttttctttttttctagggTTCTCGATGCGTATATCTGTTCGAATTGATTCTTTTTTCACGTAGATTTACCCGTTTAAATTTCTATGGAGCTCCCCAATTGAATTTCGTACCGatctttgatttgattttgtgTGTTTTCTATCGCACATGATTGGCATATAAAGTGATGACGGAGGAAACATTAGCGCCATGACGGATGAAAACGCGGACACAGAGATGTGACGATCGGAAAGTTACGaattttttaattagttaagattagtgtttttttatctttaggaaattTGTATCGTGTCCAATAAAAATTAGTATAAACATGtggatataaatatatatacccGGGATTTTGTAATCTATCTCTCGATCGTTATACAATTTTCGGCGCATTGCCAATTTGCCATCTCCTATTCCAGCGAGTCATTCGTTTCGATTTATCAATCTAGGAAACAGGAAAGTACATCCGTcccccatggccgccgccaccagtgACCACCTCTCCGGCCTCCCCGACGACGTCCTCCGGCACATCATCTCCTTGCTCTCCGCCAAGgaaggcggcgccaccgccgtgctctcgcggcggtggcgcccgcTGTGGCGCCAGGCTGGCACCGTCAACCTGGACACGGAGCCCTACTTGGACCCGGCGGCGTACAGAGGCAACAACTTCCCGGAGCACAGGCGGAGCGCGTTCGTCGACCACGCCCTGGCCGCCCTCGCCGCGTGCGAGAGCCCGAGGATCCTGAGCCTTCGCCTCGCGTCGGAGGAGATCGAGGGAGGCGCGGCCGAGGAGAAGTGTGCCGGTGTGGTCGACGCCGTCCAAgacgccccggcggcggcgcgcgtcgaggagctcCGCGTCCGCTGCGACGTCTCGTGGTTCTGCAGGTACGGCAGCTGCGAGAGCGGGAGCTCCGGCGGAACGTGGCGGCTGCAGCTCGGATCCctgccctgcgccgccgccacgctccgcGTGCTGCACGCCAACGACGTCGGCGTCGAACGCcttggcgacggtggcggcgtcggcgtcgttctCCCGCTCCTGGAGGAGATGCGGCTGGTAGAAGCCACCGTGTCACCGGACACGCTCCAGCGCGTGATCGACGCCGCGCCGAGGCTCGCCAACCTGTGGCTCGACGGAATCATCCTCACGAGCAACGACGGCAGCCGGAGACTCTACCTCGCCGACGGCTTCCGCCTCCAGCTCCGAGGCCCGGCGCTCACCGAGCTAGCCCTCATCGAGTACTACAGTAGAGACGCGGCATCGAGCTCGACGCGCCCCGCCTGCGCTCCTTCGTATGTCAAAGCTCCTTCCCGGGGCACTACTCACTgacatcgccggcgccggactTCGCATCCGCCGACCTTCACTTCCACGACCACCGGAGCTATGGCGACAAAGATCCCAACAACTTGACCGTACCCTTATGGAGCTGCCTCCGGCACCTGCACGGCGTGAGGGTCTTGAAGCTGCAGCTAGACTTCTATGCAGAGTACATCACCATGGAAGCCGACgcttgcgacggcggcggcgtcgtccccGCCACGTTCCCTAACCTTGAGTATCTCGAGCTTGACGCCCATTGCAAGGATGATCACGACATGGCCACAGAATTGACAGTAGCAAGCGTTCTCCGATGGTGCCCTGCCATCCGTGACCTACGGCTCAGGTTGTCAGTAGCCGATGCTGAAGGCCGCGTCAATGTCTACAACAGCAAACGGCACATGATCCATCAGGCGAGATTGATGAGGAACAGCTTTGAACAGGATGTGCAAACCAAAATTGATGTTGATGTGACCAACATTACAACATCGTGATCGCCGTAGGAAACTAGAACACCAGACAGATTACGTCTGTGCTAGTAGGTTCAGTTCCATAATCATCTAATAATCGGAGTTGATAATTACTTTATtagtgtattttttttgtttttgtattTTTGGTGCAGCCATTGAGATTACATTAGACCATGGTTAGGATCAGCCAGCAGTTCATTTGTTACATCATTTTTACAGAATGTAGTTCGATTGCTCCAAAGCTTTTCATAATCCCTCCATTACGGGGTGGACACACAGTTTTGGACAGACAATTGGACAGGGAAAGGTTGCTTCGCCTGGAGGTGGCCGGTGTTGTTTTCCCATGTGAGCCGTGCCAAGCTGACAGTAGCTGATGCCCTGATTGCTAACAGATGGATTAACCGATTACAAGGTGCCTTGTCCAATGAAGCTCTGGGTGAATTCTTCCAACTTTGGGATGAAGTTCGCGACGTGTCACTGCAGCAGATGGCTGACACGATCAAATGGAAGTTGACTGCTGATGGTAATTTCTTAGTGGCCTCGGCGTATGATCTATTTTTCATAGCGACAGAGGATTGTTCCTACGGGGACACGCTGTGGCACTCCAGAGTGCCGTCGTGTGTTCGCTTCTTCATGTGGATTGCACTCAAGGGCCGCTGTCTCACGGCGGACAACTTGGCGAAGAGAAACTGGCCGCATGACGCCATTTGCTCCCTATGCCAACGCGAGAACGAAGACTGCCATCATTTGCTTGTGTCCTGTGATTATacggcggcggtttggcgcAAGCTGAGACGTTGGTGCAACATTAACATTGCAATCCCTGCGGAAGATGGCAGGCCGCTTGCAGATTGGTGGATCACGACAAGATGGCGTTTTCAGAACACGTATAGGACGGATTTCGATAGTCTGTTCATGCTAATTTGTTGGCTTATCTGGAGAGAGCGAAATACAAGGATCTTTCAACACATCGCCAAGTCAGTTGACCGGCTAGCGGATGACATCAACGAGGAAATCGCAATTTGGAGGGCAGCATGGATTTTTTTCCCAGGCTAGCGAGTAGTCCCGATTAGAGGCGGGACTTGCaccattttttccttttctttccgggCTTAAGTTTGCTTGAGACCGGCACGACATCCTTCATGTCGTTGTAATTAAAACTTTATTTCCcccaatcttaatgaaattggccAGCCTACCTTTGGCCGTCCcggcaaaaaaaataatcccTCCATTCTAGACGAGGCCTTACTCAACTTATTTAAGTAGCATCACATACTACTATCctctttgttttattttataagacattttaatatttttctaaGTCAAACTTACTTAACTCTTTTTTAAGGTTTTCTGTGTTGAGACAccaatttcaaaaacttttgggTCTATTTTGATCTCAGATAAACCTCATCTCTTTCTCGTAAGATTAGTCTAACTAGTATCAGTATACGTGATGCCTgcacttattttttttgttctgaaATTAGGCATAATGAGTGCctgatatattaaaaaacagcaTTCTTATATTTACaaggattttttatatatacatattcacTACTTAGCATGTTAATTCCGTTTACCTACCTGTTACATGCATTGTTCAGTAGCAAGAAAGTTAAGAAAGAGGTCCATCCTTCTTCCCAGTACATTCATGAGCACAATGCACTTAATAAAGGTGATGTTACTGATGTtaaatatattgttttactGACCTTCATCTTACACCTGTTTGCTATACATCTAACACCGCTATGCACGCCTAGTATAAACTAACAAAATCATGACATTACTTCATACTGTTCCCCAAACCCCATCAGAAAACAGGCTTCAGACGTCTCCTGCATATATGTAAGGACATTATGTTTACAGAAGGCTTGAAACTTTTCAATGCGCTTTGAATCTGATTATGTGGGCTCTCTGAATCTGATTTTCATATTTTCTTTGAATGCCCTTTCAGCAAACTAACTTGGTTGATCTCTGAAATTAATCTGCATACATTTATCTAGGAGGACTCTTGAGCCGTGTTACTTTGCTAAATGAAATAGAAGACACAATCTTATGGTAAAGGAATAATGTGGCCACATATTCAGCTAAAAGTGCTTATCTCTTTCAATTTATTGGTTCTCAGCAAGACAAGGTTTTCCTGTTGAACTGGGAGGCGTCGATgcttccaaaacaaaaattcttaGGTTGGCTCATTCTACACCACAAGGTTCTAACAGCCAAAAACATGCTGATTTGACACTGGGAGTGTGACTGGATTTACCCCTTATGCCCCTTATGTAGAGGAGCATTTGAAGATACTGACCACTTGTTTCAacaatgtgatttttttaaaagaaacgtGGAATCTTGTCCCTGCTGCTCAAGGTATTCAGAATAACCAGACTTATTGCTCCCTAAAAGAATGGATGTCATGTATCATGCAGAATGAAAGCAAGACAGAAGCAAGGAGAAAGGTGGGTGTTCTTGTAAAGACATGGTGGCATATTTGGCTCCAAAGGAACGCAAAGATCTTCAGAGGAGAAGAACCGGATGTGCAACAGACAACACACCAGATCATCCAAGATATTCAAGAAAGCAGTTTTGTATTCCAACCGCCATGATTGTATTTCTTCCCCTATCAAACCATGATATATGGATTTGGGATGTTTCTAAATTGTTTCGTCGCATCAATTGTGTAATCGTGTAAGCCGTCTatttctcttcttctaatatattccgcaatgagcaattttacggtccttgaggaggtaccatttttttattataaatttggtacatcttggtacctAGATACTATGaagtaccatgaggtaccaaattttacactaaaattttgatacctcatggtacctcctcaaggaccgtagaattgctctTCAGCAATACTCTTGCCGctttccttcaaaaaaaaaagaaattaatctGCATACTGATCATTTTACAGATAACGTCTCCATGTCTCATATCATTGCTTATATAACTAACAATGGATCTAATCAACCACCTTGAATAGAATTCTGAATATTATGTGGCAGATTTGGAAAGCAAGGAATGATCTGAAGTTTCAGGGCTTAGTTAAAGAGCCCACTCAGGTGTGTTTTGCAGCAGAAGCCATGGTAAGAACTTACACCATCTACTCAGCTTACAACATATTGCAGGATGAGCTTCAGGAGTAGGAGAGCTGCAACAAAAAGATGGATAAAATTCCAAATGGTAATAGGTGCTATGTTGATGCAGCTTGGGAAAACAATTTAACTGGAGTTGGAATCTTTTTTCCATTTTCCTTCTTCTCATAATGCCCTTTTCATCAAAGCAACAAGCAATCTGGCCCAATCACCTTTGCAAGCTGAGCTGATAGCTCTTCAACTTGCTATGGAAATTGCTTTCTTCTTGAATTTTGCAGGTACAACCTTTCTGACGGATAATGCAACAATTGCAGCACAGCAAAGAGAAGGAACTTTGATGACGACCCTGGACATTGGAACCTTAGACCGATTTGGAGTCAAATGAGATCAAGAACCTCAGATTACTTGCAGAACATATCCTGGATTCCCAGGGAAATCAACAAGGTTGCAGATAAGAGCGAGTACAATAGCGGAATATAAGTTAGCTATAAGCACATGTGGATgggataaaagaagagagagagaaggaaagcagactacagatttgtagccaactaCAGCATGGACTTCAAAATGTTTTGTGTGTATGAAAGATGGGACCATATAGTAATGATGCAGTACATatttatatgtgactattgtatgaatgggctattaaattggctatagatgatttagagttaATAGTTGGCtatgctattaaacttgctctaaaataGCAAAGGAAGCAAATTCCCAACATCTAGCTGATCCTGTCTTCAATTGTCAAAACATTTCACACATAGCTTATCCCTCGAGGCAATGTTTTGCCTCTAGTTTGCAATCTAATTACAACATTCCTCCAAGATGTACTATCAAACATGTCCTATGTTTCTAAGGTGAAATGAATCTGagttttcaaaaaaagaaaaagaaaaaaaactcagaGCGCCCAACGATGGCAGGTTTCGCCTATAAACGAATTTGCTCTGCAGTCTCCACTCTGCAACCTTGTCGCTCATATCCACATGGTTCTGGAAGAACTGTGCTTCGTCATAGACGTGCATCTTCCCGGGAGCCATGGCATTCTCCGCCTGGAACTTGGTGAGCTGGTCCTGGAAACAGTTGAGTTTCTTGGCCGTGAATTTCAGTGTCACCTTCCTCTCGAGGGTTTTCTCCGAGCAATAACGATCGAGCGGCTGTAAAGTGATTGCTCTACTGTAGTTTTGTTTGTGTGTGCTTTGCAGACGTGATTTGTGGGGTTGGGAACTATTATCAGAATTGGCTTGGTTGCCTGATGGATGACCATTTCGGTCATTCCGGTCCCCTCCGAAACGATATTAATTCGGccgaaatttttaaaattttcaattttttcatgaatttgggtaatatttgttcaaattcaactaaaatttgttcaaaatttcggaccgaaatttctgaaatttctgaaatttcgggATTTCGGTGACCCCCGATCAAAACCACTAAACCGATATAGTGAACCCTGCCATTACATGGTGTGAAACAGACCTATGTGGACCGGGTTATCGAACGATGTCATTGACTATGCTTCTCGAGTGGAAGCAGTGCTTGTGGACGCAAGTAGCCAAAGAGTTGGAATTAAGAGATGTGAAAAGATGAGATGGGCTGACATCTTATGATTATGGTAGGTGAAAAGAAACTAATAGAGAAAAACGGAGTCGAAAATTGCTTAAGAGCAGAAGGCTATGAGCCGGTGTCATAGTTAGGCAACCTGCAAAGTAATGGGCTTCTTGAGTAATTTTAATCAGCATATATAATTACTGATGTAGCACTCTATATCGGCTATAATATTTTTCTAAGGGTGATATGCATTAATATTGACTATGAATGCCTCTAAATATTGTATGTATGTTTAGTGGTAATGTAAGAATTTTAATCAGAGAGGCAACTTATTTCTGGATCGTTTGAGGCCTAGAGGCGGGTGAATAAACGAAATTATAACTTTAAACAAAAGTGTGAAACGGAAACTAGTCAGGTATCTCAGCCACTATTGGAGTTTCCTATTACTAAACGGAATTTCCTATACATCTGCTGCGAGTTACAAAACAAGTGGATTACTCACTCACGTTTACCTCGTGGAAACAACCCAAGAACAAGAAATAAGAATATAtagtatatgtgtgtgtggcACATTTGGAGGAAATTGAGGAAGACAGGAAGTGCATCATGACAGTAAGGCCAGCAGAGGATGAGATAACTTGGCATTGGACACCAGACGCTGAATACTCAACCACAAAAGCTAGCTGACCGGATACAGTTCATCGGATAATTATGCTGTCCGTTTTATTATGTTGGTAAAGCAGGACACTGCAAGGACATGGGAACACCAACACGAACACACGATCACCTTAAAAACATAGAGTAGTTGTTTCATGTATAGTAGTACTAAACTTGCTAAGCTTCAAATCCCCCGATGTGTAGAAATTAAATGGAACGCGAATTCCTCCCCCATCATCGATGGATCGATTAGTGCCCTCTTCCAGGGATTGGCGGGCAGGAATGCTGGACAGCCGCTACAATCACAAAGAAGGAATTTAATTAACCAGCAAGAAAAGCGAATTAATTAAAGACGTAATTTGCAGCCAAACCATCTTGTGTCTATTAGAAATAGAAGCGGTGTTTAGCTTACGGTTGTTCGAGCAGCTGCTTGGTCCACCTCCTCCAAGGATGCCGCCGACAAAAGCCAGTAAAACGATGAGGACGAGAAGCAGCTGAACGGAGGTCGACAAGTTCTTTGCCATCGTTACTGACGCGCAGTATTGCTCTTTCTGAGATTGGAGAGGCGAGCTACGGCGCCCAGGAATTCAGGAATTGGTGGTGGGTGCTCGATGCTCCAAATGCAGTACCAGTTCCAGCACTTATAAAGCGTAGCCTCCATATGCATATTCAACCAATAACCGATCCATATATCTTTAATTTGTCGGAAAGTTGGTTAGGTGGAAATGTGAAAGAAGGAACTAGCTAGTGGACGGAGGTAATGCTATATTATCTTATACTATCTTCAAAGTTCATTCCCACCAAATATAATTAATGTTAATTCTTACATATCCCATGAATTTATACTCTTCGTCCGGAAAACCACACCATGCATCTTAATATTTACAACCTTGGAATAATTGATCACAGGTATAATATaataaggcaaattttgctacaggacatcgtgACTTTACGGTTTTAGCCGTAGGACACCGCACAAACTTACTTTTAGAGGAAAATAGTCCATAATCGTGGTTATTTGATAGTGGACACCGCATGGCTTAAAGTAATGTATCCGTGCCGACGAGGCACTAGGGGGCCTGATATTTTACGCAAAGTGACCGAAATACCCATGTGAAGGTGACGTGGTTCTCGTGCGGGTCCACGGTGCTTAGCCTCACGGTGCACCACCGCATCGCTGACGGGCAGGCCACAACGAGCTTCCTAGTGGCGTGGGGGCTCGCTACGCGTCGGCTACCCATCGGCATGGCGGTGCCGCCACTACCCATCCGCGACCGTGCCACCCGGTTCATGCCGCAGGATCCGCCACTCGTCGAGTTCCCAAGACGGAGTACAAGGCGTCGCCGCTGGCCTCGTCGGGGCTCCCGCCATTAGGCGCGGGCAGGGATACACCACCTTCGGCGCGGTGACCATATCGCGGGGACTCGGCGCCAGCGAgactgccgccaccaccacaaCCACCACCAGGGTCCGCACCACCGTCAACGGCTGCACCGCATGCGCCCGCTGGTCCTGCGTGACTACTTCGGCAACCTCGTGCTCTGGCTATTCCCGCGCTGCGATGTTGGCGAGCTCGTCACCCGCTCGACGCACGACACCGCAGAGCCCatccaccgcgccgtcgccgggatTGACGACGCCTACTTCCGCTCGTTCGTCGACTTCACCTCCTCCAGAGCCGTCGAGGCGGACGGCCTCATCCCCATCGCCGACACCGCTGAGGTGGTGGTTTGCCTGGGACGGCGATGGGCATTTTGGTCACTTCGTGCAAAATAACGGCCCCCTAGCGCCTTGTCAACACGGATACATTatttcccccaaaagtgagtttgcAAGGTGGCCTACGGCTAAAACCACAAAGTCGCGATGTGCTGCAGCAAAATTTGCCATATAATAAATAACACATGAAATAAAATTGTTTAGCAAGATAATAAAAGTTTCAACCCAAATCAATTATTTTGACTTACAATcactataaaataaaattttccagATGGCTTGCATGCGGGTGAGCCGCGCGTTTACCTGAAAGTGTCTGCAAAAATCATTATTTTGCGTGCGGGTGGCACACCCGCATACGAAAAGCCGatttcgcgtgcgggtgcttACGTTGTTCacacgaaaaaaaaataaaattctgaaaaaaaataaaaaaactcaaaaatttaaaaatcaaaccCTAGGTAGATCCCATCCGCATCCTGATGATGGTGGCGACGCGGGTCAGGTGGTCGCAGGGACGGTGGCGGTAGATCCGACTGTCgtggggccggcggcggcagatccACCGACTGCTGCCCACCTGAGGTCACCGAGCCGCCTGCGGCCTCCCCAGCTCGAGcttgccgccaccaccggccatCGCTGGGCTGAGTGCGCTGCTGCTTGCCACCGGCCTCCCGAGGACACTTGagcccgtcgtcgtcgccactaGTCGTTGCAGGGCTGTCGTTGCGAGGCCAAGCCCACCGCCAGTTGCGCGCTCCCACTGCCTCCGGCtaatgagagagaggagaggtgagaCAGATGGAGAGAGATGAGGATAAATAGGATAatgatttaaaaaaattgaaatgccgagagaaaaaaaaaggaggaggtAAGTAGGTAGATATTTAAGAGGCACACCTAGAAAAATAGGCTTATTTTTTCATGCGGATATGTTAAAGGTCCGTCTGCAAACATTGATTTTTCGTACGGGTATCTGATCCAGCCGTTTGTGAaaatgctgttttttttttccaggtgCGACCAATTACGGTTCACATGCAAGGTTGTCGTGGTGAAATCTCCGGCAGCTACGCGGGCATTCCAATGTACGAAGTAGTTGTTAAGTGATGTTAGTACCTTCTAGAGTAAAAATACTGATTCCAAAAAAATACCTGAACGACTTCATTTGTGCCGCAAACTATCAGCAGCATCCACTACTCGTCGATAATTTATTAGTACTTGGTATTTGGTAACAGAGTGATATTTCTCTCAATCTTCCAAATCTTGGGTGGCATGCATGTCAAAAAAAAGCAGTCAACTACGTAATCCGATCATCGAATCAGTCTGCTTCACCATGACGACCCCACTAAAATGGAGTTTGGTGTTGTTTGGCCGCCTGTGGTTGGTGAGTGGCTTCAGCTGTGCCTTCGTGGAGAAAAAGTATGGTACGTCGAACTTAAAACACAAGTCATGCATCCGAATGAGAACGCACGCGTCTGACCTTGACTTTCTACAAACGTTTGTTGGCATATCTGGGCAAATTCGAGTTGGAGTATTAGCCAACTGACCAAAGAGGGTACGGTACCTACCTACATACCTTAACTGCCAGATTACTCCTGCATCAAACCGTATCCTCTGAACATTGTACAGTAATATCACGGCATGACATTCCTTCAATCCAAACCATCCATTCTAAATCAACCGCCACAGATTAATTGGTATCTAACTAATCAAGCTAATTAACAGATTATGTAGTAGGTATGTACTTAATAGGCTTTTTTTTGTTAGCACTAAAGCAGtctcttcatcttcattaaACATTAACCCATGGGTTTGTAGATTCAGAATTGCCTCGTTCTGACGGAGGATGGCAGCACAAAATTGATGCACAGGATTCACTTCCTCCAAGATAATTATCCAATCGCTGCATCTAACAAGTTAGTGAAACCTAATTATCATCCTGTACTAGTTATTTGACGATTCTTCCACCAGTCAACGATATTTGCCTCTTGAAAATGCAATATCTGATCTAGGGATAATTTATAACTACACAATCCACTAATTAGTTTGATTAATTGGATGCCAAATAATCTACGGCCGTTGATTTAGAATGGATGGTGTGGATTGA encodes:
- the LOC4345291 gene encoding uncharacterized protein — translated: MTASAVPLPLRRNGAAPLLPPPPVALLPLPAPVAPLHLPPPSRFVHTALHRRVLDGGNRKVHPSPMAAATSDHLSGLPDDVLRHIISLLSAKEGGATAVLSRRWRPLWRQAGTVNLDTEPYLDPAAYRGNNFPEHRRSAFVDHALAALAACESPRILSLRLASEEIEGGAAEEKCAGVVDAVQDAPAAARVEELRVRCDVSWFCRYGSCESGSSGGTWRLQLGSLPCAAATLRVLHANDVGVERLGDGGGVGVVLPLLEEMRLVEATVSPDTLQRVIDAAPRLANLWLDGIILTSNDGSRRLYLADGFRLQLRGPALTELALIDSFPGHYSLTSPAPDFASADLHFHDHRSYGDKDPNNLTVPLWSCLRHLHGVRVLKLQLDFYAEYITMEADACDGGGVVPATFPNLEYLELDAHCKDDHDMATELTVASVLRWCPAIRDLRLRLSVADAEGRVNVYNSKRHMIHQARLMRNSFEQDVQTKIDVDVTNITTSWINRLQGALSNEALGEFFQLWDEVRDVSLQQMADTIKWKLTADGNFLVASAYDLFFIATEDCSYGDTLWHSRVPSCVRFFMWIALKGRCLTADNLAKRNWPHDAICSLCQRENEDCHHLLVSCDYTAAVWRKLRRWCNINIAIPAEDGRPLADWWITTRWRFQNTSKKVKKEVHPSSQYIHEHNALNKARQGFPVELGGVDASKTKILRLAHSTPQETWNLVPAAQGIQNNQTYCSLKEWMSCIMQNESKTEARRKIWKARNDLKFQGLVKEPTQVCFAAEAMVRTYTIYSAYNILQDELQE